From one Cucurbita pepo subsp. pepo cultivar mu-cu-16 chromosome LG17, ASM280686v2, whole genome shotgun sequence genomic stretch:
- the LOC111778516 gene encoding auxin response factor 18-like, with product MTLSEQNPAEFRKGLEGEGLFEELWKACAGPLVEVPFNGERVFYFPQGHMEQLEESTNHELNHQIPHFDLPSKILCRVVNIRLLAEKETDEVYAQITLQPEADQSEPQCPDPEPPERTRPTVHSFCKILTASDTSTHGGFSVLKKHATECLPPLDMSQSTPTQELAAKDLHGHEWKFKHIFRGQPRRHLLTTGWSTFVVSKRLVAGDAFVFLRGDNGELRVGVRRQARQQSLMPSSVISSHSMHLGVLATASHAVRTQTFFVVYYKPRTSQFIIGLNKYLETIKNRYEVGMRFKMRFEGEESPERRFTGTIVGVGDISPIWSDSKWRSLKIQWDEAAAIQRPERVSPWEIEPFVPSASLNFTHPSIKSKRARPVEVPPPENTSSSTPTGFWLHGSTIPHEIPQLSGANDVPSSGNQVVWSLWQQTLDVNVDSSRSHCNPMAHVEGIWPSPPPPLCNNSLKPLPSPYSPSSTSKPSSELIEHDQSEKGNKPDISLGCRIFGIDLKKNSSIVPSLEKKSCCQTTVATDIAKDPVPIAAVTSQADAGKEQQQVASELSMKGTQTNHIPNSSSRTRTKVQMQGVAVGRAVDLTTLKGYEDLIDELENVFEIKGELREMNKWSIVFTDDEYDMMLVGDDPWPEFCQMVKRIFIYSSEEVKTMSSNSKLVSPPSLDSLDSERKTES from the exons ATGACGCTTTCGGAGCAGAATCCGGCGGAGTTTCGCAAAG GTTTGGAAGGTGAGGGTCTGTTTGAGGAGCTATGGAAGGCTTGTGCAGGGCCTCTTGTTGAAGTTCCTTTCAATGGAGAAAGGGTTTTTTACTTTCCTCAAGGGCATATGGAACAA CTGGAAGAGTCAACAAATCATGAACTCAATCACCAAATCCCTCATTTTGATCTTCCTTCTAAGATCCTCTGTCGTGTCGTGAACATTCGTTTGTTG GCTGAAAAGGAAACGGATGAGGTCTATGCTCAAATCACTTTACAACCAGAAGCTgat CAAAGTGAGCCGCAATGCCCTGATCCAGAGCCGCCTGAGCGGACAAGGCCAACTGTTCATTCTTTTTGTAAGATTTTGACAGCTTCTGATACTAGCACTCATGGAGGTTTCTCTGTTCTTAAAAAACATGCCACTGAATGCCTTCCTCCCCTT GATATGAGTCAGTCCACCCCAACTCAGGAGCTAGCTGCCAAGGATCTTCATGGACATGAGTGGAAATTTAAGCATATTTTCAGAG GTCAACCACGAAGGCATTTGCTAACGACAGGGTGGAGTACGTTTGTCGTATCGAAACGACTCGTTGCTGGGGATGCCTTTGTGTTCTTAAG GGGTGACAATGGGGAACTAAGAGTCGGGGTACGACGACAGGCTCGACAGCAGAGTTTGATGCCTTCCTCTGTGATATCTAGCCATAGTATGCATCTTGGAGTTCTTGCTACTGCTTCTCATGCTGTTCGTACGCAGACGTTTTTCGTTGTGTATTACAAGCCGAG AACTAGCCAATTCATCATCGGCTTAAACAAATACTTGGAAACGATCAAGAACAGATATGAAGTCGGGATGCGGTTTAAGATGAGATTCGAAGGAGAGGAATCACCGGAGAGAAGGTTCACTGGTACTATTGTTGGTGTTGGAGACATATCACCAATTTGGTCTGATTCTAAATGGCGATCACTGAAG ATCCAATGGGATGAAGCTGCTGCAATCCAGAGGCCCGAGCGAGTTTCTCCGTGGGAAATCGAACCGTTTGTACCGTCTGCGTCCTTAAACTTCACTCATCCATCCATAAAGAGTAAGAGGGCTCGACCCGTCGAGGTTCCTCCTCCTG AAAACACTTCTAGCTCGACTCCTACGGGTTTTTGGCTTCACGGATCGACGATTCCTCACGAGATACCCCAACTAAGTGGTGCTAATGATGTTCCGAGCAGCGGTAACCAGGTTGTTTGGTCTCTCTGGCAGCAAACGCTCGATGTCAATGTCGATAGCAGTCGAAGCCACTGCAATCCAATGGCACATGTTGAAGGCATTTggccttctcctcctcctccactcTGTAATAACTCCCTGAAGCCTCTTCCCTCCCCTTATTCTCCATCCAGTACTTCAAAGCCTAGCAGTGAGCTCATTGAGCACGATCAATCGGAGAAAGGGAATAAACCCGACATCTCTCTCGGCTGCCGAATATTCGGGATCGATTTGAAAAAGAACTCTAGCATTGTCCCTTCCTTGGAGAAGAAATCGTGTTGCCAAACTACGGTGGCCACCGACATTGCCAAGGATCCAGTACCGATAGCTGCTGTGACATCTCAAGCCGATGCAGGAAAGGAGCAGCAGCAAGTTGCATCAGAGCTGTCGATGAAAGGAACACAGACGAATCACATTCCGAATTCATCGTCGAGAACACGTACAAAG GTACAAATGCAAGGAGTTGCTGTCGGTCGAGCAGTTGACTTAACGACACTGAAAGGGTACGAAGATCTCATAGACGAACTCGAGAACGTGTTCGAAATAAAAGGAGAACTTCGCGAAATGAACAAGTGGTCTATCGTTTTCACCGACGATGAATACGACATGATGCTCGTGGGGGATGATCCATGGCCAGAATTCTGCCAGATGGTGAAGAGGATCTTTATATACTCGAGCGAAGAAGTTAAGACGATGAGTAGCAACAGCAAGCTCGTTTCGCCACCATCCTTAGATAGCTTGGATTCAGAGCGCAAGACAGAATCCTAA